AACTCCTCCTGGCTGCACTTGGGCGCCGTGAAGGGGTGGTGCAAGGCCGACCAGCGCTGCTGCTTTTCGTCCCATTCGAACATGGGAAAGTCCGTCACCCACAGCGGCTGCCAGCCCGGCTGCACCAGGCCGCGGTCCTGGCCCAACTTGATGCGCAGGGCGCCCATGGCCTCGTTGACCACCCGCGCCTTGTCCGCCCCGAAGAAGACCAGGTCGCCGGTCTCGGCCTCGGTGCGGTCGAGAATGGCGCGCACCACGTCCTCGGGCAGGAACTTGAGGATGGGCGACTGCAGGCCGTCCATGCCCTGGCTGCGGTCATTGACCTTGATGTAGGCCAGGCCCTTGGCGCCATAGATGGCGACGAACTGGGCCAGATCATCCAGTTCCTTGCGCGAAAGATCGCAGCCCTTGGGCAGCTTGAGCGCCGCCACCCGGCCTTGCGGATCGGCGGCGGGGCCGGCGAATACCTTGAATTCCACCCCAGCCATCAGGTCCGCCACATCCACCAGTTCCAGCGGAATGCGCAGGTCCGGCTTGTCGGACCCGTAGCGGCGCATGGCCTCCGCGTAGGTCATGCGGATGAAGGGCTGCGGCAGGGCCACGTCCAGCACCTCGCCGAACAAGTCGCGGATCATGTCCTCCATCAAGTACGTGATCTGCTCCTCGTTCATGAACGAGGTCTCGATATCCAACTGGGTGAATTCCGGCTGGCGGTCTGCGCGCAGGTCCTCGTCGCGGAAACAACGCACCACCTGGTAATAGCGGTCCATGCCGGAGATCATCAGCAGCTGCTTGTACAACTGCGGCGACTGCGGCAGCGCGAAGAAAGCGTTCTCGTGGGTGCGGCTGGGCACCAAGTAGTCGCGCGCGCCTTCCGGGGTGGCCTTGGTCAGGAACGGGGTCTCGATCTCGTAGAAACCGTGATGATCCAGGAAATTGCGCAGGAAGCGGATGATGTCGCGGCGCATCTTCATGCGCTGCTGCATCAAGGGGCGGCGCAGGTCGATGTAGCGGAAGCGCAACCGCGTCTCCTCGTTGACCTCGATCTCACTCTCCACCGGAAACGGCGGGGTCTCCGCCTTGTTGAGAATCTCCAGGGCGGTGCCGAACACCTCGATGGCGCCGGTGGGCATGTTGGCGTTCTCGGTGCCGGCGGGGCGGCGGCGCACCTTGCCGTGCACCCTCAGCACATACTCGCTGCGCACCGACTCGGCGGTGTGGAAAGCCTCAGGCTGGTCCGGGTCGAACACCACCTGCACCAGGCCTTCCCGGTCCCTCAGGTCGATGAAGATCACGCCGCCATGATCGCGCCGCCGGTGCGCCCAGCCGCACAGATCGACTTCCTGGTCCAGATGGGCTTCGTTGAGTTCCCCGCACTTGTGGCTGCGCATAGTCGGTCTCTGATCTGAGGGTGAAAAACCGAAAAATATACCGTCTACTGCAGCTTCCGTGCAAGGCGAAGGATCGAAATCCTCAATCGGCGGTCGTGGACTTGCTGCCTTCGCTGGACGCCGCCGGCTTGCTTTCGGACTTGCTATCCGATTTTTTCTCCGACTTGCCGTCTCCGGCCAGGTTCTTTTTTTTGTCCTTGCTGCCCTTGAAGTCGGTTTCATACCAGCCGCCACCCTTGAGCCGGAATCCCGCAGCGGAAACCAGTTTGCTCAGTTCCTCCTTGCCGCACTCGGGGCAGAACCGCAAAGGCTCCTCGCTGATCTTCTGGATGACTTCCAGTTCGTGTCCGCAGGCCTTGCACTGGTACTCGTAAATTGGCATTGCTCGATACTCCCGAAGATTTTGACTCGTTGATTCTTACTGTGGCCGCTTCACTGCTTTTTCAAGACCCGCAAGGACACGCCAGATGCTAAGATGCCGCCCTCGACCGCCACCTTGACCCGGCCGCCATGCAGCACATCACCCTGATCCGTCCCGACGATTGGCACCTGCACCTGCGCGACGGCGACGCGCTGAGCACCACCGTGCCTCACACCGCACGCCAGTTCGCGCGCGCCATCGTCATGCCCAATTTGACACCGCCGGTCACCACAGTGGAGGCCGCCCTCGCCTATCGCCAGCGTATCCTGGCCGCGGTACCGGCCGACCTAAACTTCGAGCCGCTGACGAGCCTGTATCTCACGCCGGCGACCACTCGGGATGAAGTGGCCCGCGCCGCCGAATGCCCTCATGTTCACGCCTTCAAACTCTACCCGGCCGGTGCCACCACCCATTCTGAGGCAGGCGTCGGCGACCTCAAAGGAATCTACCCGGTGCTGGAAGCAATGGAGCATTTACGAGTTCCGCTGCTGGTGCACGGCGAAGTGACCGACCCCGGCACCGACATCTTCGATCGCGAGCGGCTGTTCATCGAGCGCGAACTAGCGCCCATGGCCGAACGTTTTCCGGGCCTGCGCCTGGTGCTGGAGCATGTGACCACCCGGGAGGGTATCGATTTCGTCCGCTCCCGCCCCCAACTGGCAGGCACCCTCACCGCCCACCATCTGCTCTACAACCGCAACGCTCTCTTGGCGGGCGGTGTTCGACCTCATTATTTCTGCCTGCCGGTACTCAAGCGCGAAACACACCGCCAGGCCCTGCTGGAAGCCGCCACCAGCGGGAATCCGCAGTTCTTCCTGGGCACCGACAGCGCGCCCCATGCCCAATCCCGCAAGGAGACCGCCTGCGGCTGCGCCGGCTGCTACACGGCCCACGCCGCCATGGAGTTGTACGCGGAAGCTTTCGACAGCGTGGGGCGCCTGCATCGTCTCGAATCCTTCGCCAGCCTCAACGGCCCGAGATTCTATGGGCTGGAACCGAACCGGGGCACCGTCACCCTGACCCGGCAGGCCTGGACGGCACCCGAGACTTACCCCTTGGGTTCCGAGTCATTGGTGCCGCTGCGGGCCGGCGAGAGCATCGCCTGGAAACTGGCCTAGCCAGGGCCTCCCGCAGAATGCAAAAGCCCGCAACCGGTCCCCCGGTCGCGGGCCCTTGAGCCTCCGTCAGGGAGGCGTGAACCTCAGTCGGTTTTGGTCGGAAACGGTACGTCCAGCTTCTCGAATTCGTCCAGTTCCTGCTCCATGTCGTCTTCCGCCGGCGGATTGCCGTCATGGATCTTGTAGTTGCGATCCTGGAAGTAGGCATTGCGAATGAACTCATAGCGGTCCACCGAGGCCTCGTCGGCAATCTTGGTGGCGCTCAGCAGGTCGGCGCGGGTGTCGATGGTCTTCAAGGTGCCGCTGCCAAACGCATAGGCCGCCGGATTGACCCAGTTGATCGGGTTGGACATGGTGTCACCCGCCAGGCCCACCGCGCCGCGTGGCGTGCTCGGACCCACCAGGGGCAGCACCAGATAGGGACCGGAGGGAATGCCCCAGGCGCCGAGGGTCTGGTCCAGATCCTCGTTGTTCTTGTGCAAATCGACGGCGCTGGCCACATCGACGAATCCGACCAGGCCCGCCGTGGTGTTGATCAAGAATCGCCCGGTGTCCTTGCCGGTCTGGGCAAACTTGAGCTGCAGCAGGTCATTGGCGATGACGCCGATGTCGTCCACATTGTTGAAGAAGTTGGTGATGCCGCGATCCACGAAGGACGGCGTGATCACCTGGTAACCCTTGGCGATGGGCTTCATGAAATAATCGTCGAGACTATCGTTGAAGCTCTGCACATTGCGATTCCATCCCTCCCACGGGTCGCGGGGGTCGTGCGTCGCGTTGCTTGCGCAACCTGCCAGACCCATCGTCAGCGACAAGGCCACTGCCGAACAACGGTACCAGCGGAAGTTAGGTGTCATCTTCTTCATGTTTGTTTATCCAGCCTGTTTTCCTCGGGACATGGAAATCCGCGTGCGCTAAACATAGCATAGCTGTCAGGGGCGCAAGACCTTGTAGCCCGCCCACGACAAATCAAAGCCCGCTAAATATAATGGGCCGGCCGCTTTACGTCGAGTAAAAATCATCTTGCCCCATGAACAATGAAAAACTCCCGATGGCCCAGCGCTTCCGCGGCTACCTGCCGGTGGTGGTGGACATCGAGACTTCCGGCTTCGATCCCCAGCGCAACGCCCTGCTGGAAATCGCCGCCGTGATTCCCGAGATGGACGCCTCAGGCCGCCTGAGTATCCTCGAGACCCATCACGCCCACGTCAATCCCTTCCCCGGAGCGCGTCTTGAGGAATCGGCCCTGGCCTTCAACAAGATCGATCCCTTTCATCCCTTTCGCATCGCCCTGGACGAAAAGGATGCGCTGCACAAGCTCTTTACCCCCATCCGCAGCGCTATCAAGCGCAACGGCTGTACCCGCGCCATCCTGGTAGGCCACAACCCGGCGTTCGACATCGGATTTCTGAACGCGGCGGTGAATAGGGCGGGCATCAAGAAGAACCCATTCCACCCGTTCAGCACCTTCGACACCGCCACCTTGGCGGGCCTGGCCTATGGCCAGACGGTGCTGGCCAAGGCCGCTCAGGCCGCCGGCATGGAATGGAACAACCGCGAGGCGCACTCGGCGGTATACGATGCGGAGCAGACGGCGCGCCTGTTCTGCACCATCGTCAACCGCTGGGCCGAGCTTACCGGCGCCTGGCCCGAGCCCGGTCCGGCACGTCAGTCGGCCGCCGCTTCCTGAGTCTTGCTCAGCAGCTTCTGCAGTTCACCGCTCTGGAACATGTCCATCATGATGTCGCTGCCGCCTACCAACTCACCGTCCACGAACAGTTGCGGAAAGGTCGGCCACTGGGAATACAGCTTCAGGTTTTCGCGGATCTCCGGCTCCTCGAACACGTTCACGTAGGCGTAGCGGACGCCACACTGCTCCAGGATCTGCACCGCCCGCCCGGAAAAACCGCACTGCGGAAACGACGGCGTGCCCTTCATGTACAGCACCACGTGGTTGTCGGCCAACTGCTGCTTGATTCGATCCATTACGTCCATCATTCACCTCGCTTTAAAGTTGAGTGTCTTAAACCTAGTAAATCTATCAGAAGCCACCTCGAAATTTAAGCGCAGCCGCGGGCGGCCATATCCCGCATCCGTCTAAAGAAATTGCTTGTTAGAAAAGCCAGTTTGCATATAATGCCTTTTTTCGCGGGGGGCAGTCGGCTGACTGCCTTTTGTTTTTTCGAGGGATTTCGACGATGACGAGTCATGTGATGGCGACTTACGCACGGCTTCCGGTGGTCTTCGAGAAAGGTGACGGCGCCTGGCTATGGGACGAGGCCGGCAGGCGCTACCTGGACGCAGTCTCGGGGGTCGCCGTGTGCGGCCTGGGCCATGCCCACCCGGCGGTGCGCGATGCCATCTGCGCCCAGGCGGGCAAGTTGCTGCACACCTCCAACCTCTACCAGATCAAGCTGCAGGAGAATCTCGCCGACGCCCTGATCGCAGCCAGCGGGCTGGAGAAGGCGTTCTTCTGCAATTCCGGCGCCGAAGCCAACGAGGCCGCCATCAAGATCGCGCGCAAGCTGGGCCACGAGCGCGGCATCGACGATCCCTGCGTGCTGGTCATGGAGGGCAGCTTCCACGGCCGCACCATGGCCACCCTCAGCGCCACCGGCAACGCCAAGGTCCGCGAGGGCTTCGAACCGCTGGTAAGCGGCTTCATCCGCCTGCCCTATGACGATCTGGACGCCGTCAGCGCCGTGGATGACCCGCGCGTGGTGGCGATGCTGGTGGAGCCGGTTCAAGGCGAAGGCGGCGTGCGCATTCCCCATGCCGGCTATTTGAAGGCGCTTCGGCAGTTGTGCGACCAGCGTGGCTGGCTGTTGATGCTGGACGAAGTGCAGACCGGCATCGGCCGCACCGGCAGCCTGTTCGCTTTCCAGCAGGAGGACATCCTGCCCGATGTCATGACCCTGGCCAAGGCCCTGGGCAATGGCGTCCCCATCGGCGCCTGCCTGGCCCGCGGCAAGGCCGCGGAAGTCCTCTCCGCCGGCAAGCACGGCTCCACCTTCGGCGGCAACCCCCTGGCCTGCAGCGCAGCCCTCGCGGTGCTGAAAACCATCGCTTCAGAGAACCTTGCCGCCCGCGCGAAAGAACTCGGTAACCGCATCGCCGCGGACTTCCGCCGCACCCTCGGTGGCAACGCCCATGTGCTGGACGTGCGCAACAAGGGCCTGATGATCGGCGTCGAGTTGGACCAGCCCTGCGGCGAACTCGTCGCCCTGGCCCTCGACGCCGGCCTGCTGGTGAACGTCACGGCGGAGCGGACCATCCGCCTGCTGCCGCCCCTCATCATGACGGACGAGCAAGCCCAACTCCTGGTGCAGGAACTGGCCGCCCTCATCGCCTCCTTCACACAGCGCGCCGGAGCGCCGGAAACCGCAGCAACATCATGAAACCGCGTCACCTCATCACCCTGAAAGACCTCAGCAGCGACGAATTCCACGCCCTGATCCGCCGCGCCACCGAACTGAAATACCAGGACCCCGCCTACGAGCCCCTCAAGAACAAGGTCCTCGGCATGGTGTTCGAGAAATCATCCACGCGCACGCGGGTGTCTTTCGAGACGGGCATGGCACAGTTCGGCGGCAGCGCCATCTTCCTCTCCCCGCGCGATACCCAGCTCGGCCGCGGCGAACCGGTGGAAGACAGCGCGCGCGTGCTGTCGCGCATGGTGGACTGCATCATGCTCAGGACCCATCTGCACCGTACCGTGGAGATCTTCGCCGAATACTCCCGGGTGCCGGTGATCAACGGCCTCACCGACCGTTTCCACCCCTGTCAGCTCCTTGCGGACATGCAGACCTATTTCGAGCATCGCGGCGACATCGCCGGCAAGACCGTGGCCTGGATCGGCGATGGCAACAACATGGCGCAAACCTATATACATGCCGCGGAAATGCTGGACTTCCAGCTGAAGATCGCCTGCCCCGAGGGATACGATCCCGAGCCCGCGTTGCTGGCCGCGGCCGGCGACCGGGTCGAACTGCTGCGCGACCCCAGCCAGGCCGCCCGGGACGCCGACCTGGTGGTCACCGATGTCTGGGCCAGCATGGGCCAGGAACAGGAACAGAACGAGCGGGCGCAGGCCTTCGCCGCCTACACCGTGGATGTAGCCCTCATGGCCTTGGCCGCGCCCGACGCGGTCTTTATGCATTGCCTGCCGGCCCACCGGGGCGAGGAAGTCTCCGCCGAGGTCCTGGAAGGGGAACAGAGCGTGGTCTGGGATGAGGCGGAGAACCGCCTGCATGCGCAGAAGGCCTTGCTGGAACTGCTGCTGGTGCCCTGACCCGCACCTCGACCCGGAGCAAGGAGCCCAAGGGTGCCAAGTGTTGCTAAAATCTCGTGTTACCTCTCAACGGAACAGGGCGGGTCCAAAGGTGAACATGCGCATACTGGCGGTTTTGCTGTTGTCGGGCTTCGATGCGATGGCGGCCGAGAAGATTTACGTCACCGATCAGCTCGAGGTCCAACTGCGAACGGGCCAGAGCCTGCAGCACAAGATCGTGAAGATGGTGCCCTCAGGCTCCCCGGTGAACCTGCTGCAAGGCGAGACGCCCCAAGGCTACAGCCTGGTGGCCCTGGAAACCGGCGAACGCGGCTGGATCCTGTCGCGCTACCTGACCACGACGCCGCCGGCGCGCATCCAAGCGGAGGACAGCATCCGCAAAGCGGAAGTGCTTGAAGCCGAGAACCGCAACCTGAAGACCCAGATCGCGGGGCTGACGGCGGGAAAGGACGCGGCGGACAGAAGCAATCAGGATCTGTCCAGCGAGACCGAACGCCTGAACAGCGAGATCATCTCCATCCGCCAGGCCTCGGCCAATGCCCTGCAGATCCAGGAAGAACGCGACCAGTTGCAGCAGAAGGTCATCAACCTGGAGCGCGAACTGGAGACGAATCGCCGCGAAATGAAGGCGCTGGATGACAGCAACAAGCAGGACTGGTTCCTGATCGGCGCTGGCGTCCTGTTCGGCGGCATCGCCCTGGGTGTCATCCTGCCCCGTTTGAGCTGGCGCAAGCGCAGCAGCTGGGATTCCTTCTAAGCCGGTCTCCGCAGACTCACGGGCGGTGCCGACAAAGGCGCCGCCGCGCTTCCGCTCTGATTTTCCGATACACCCTCTCTCGAGGGAAAACCTCACGTAGTCCGTTAAGCGAGCCCATCATGACCGACAAGAAAACCCGCACGTATTCATCCCAGGTCGTCGACGGCATGGAACGCGCGCCCAGCCGCGCCATGCTCTATCCGGTCGGCTTCACCGATGCCGACTTCGCCAAGCCCCAGGTCGGCATCGCCTCCACCTGGAGCATGGTCACGCCCTGCAACATGCACATCAACAAGTTGGCTGAAGACGCCGCCCGCGGCGCGGATGGCAATGGCGGCAAGGCGGTGATCTTCAACACCATCACCATCTCCGACGGCATCTCCATGGGCACCGAGGGCATGAAGTACTCCCTGGTTTCCCGCGAAGTCATTGCCGACTCCATCGAGACGGTGGTGGGCTGCCAGGGCTTCGACGGCGTGGTGGCGATCGGCGGCTGCGACAAGAACATGCCGGGCTGCATGATCGCCCTGGCCCGCCTCAACCGTCCGGCGGTGTTCGTCTACGGCGGAACCATCCTGCCGGGCTGCCACGGCGAAAAGAAGCTGGACGTGGTGTCGGTGTTCGAGGCCGTCGGTGCACGCGCCAACGACAAGATCGACGACGCGGAACTCAAGGCCATCGAGTCCAAGGCCATCCCGGGCCCCGGTTCCTGCGGCGGCATGTACACCGCCAATACCATGGCCTCGGCCATCGAAGCGCTGGGCATGAGCCTGCCGGGCAGTTCCGCCCAGGCGGCCATTTCCACGGACAAGCAACTGGACTGCGTGCGCGCCGGCGCCCAGGTGCTCAAACTGCTGGAACTGGACCTCAAGCCCCGCGACATCATGACCAAGCAGGCCTTCGAGAACGCCATCACCGTGGTCATTGCCCTGGGCGGTTCCACCAATGCCGTGCTGCACCTGCTGGCCATGGCCGATGCCTGCGGCGTGGACCTGCAACTGGACGACTTCACCCGAATCGGCGAGCACGTGCCCATGCTGGCGGACCTCAAGCCCAGCGGCAAATACTCCATGGCCGAACTGGTTGAAATTGGTGGCATCCAGCCCTTGATGAAAGAACTGTTGAAGGCGGGCCTTTTGCACGGAGACGCCATGACCGTCACCGGCAAGACCCTGGCGGAAAACCTGGCCGAGGCTCCGGATTACCCCGCAGACCAGGCCATCATCCAGCCCCTGGACAAGCCCATCAAGAAAGACAGCCATCTGGTCATTCTACGAGGCAACCTGGCCCCCGAGGGCGCGGTCGCCAAGATCACCGGCAAGGAGGGCCTGCAGTTCACCGGCAAGGCGCGGGTGTTCGAGTGCGAGGAACTGGCGCTAAAGGCCATTCTGGACGGCACCGTGGTCAAGGGCGATGTCATCGTCGTCCGCTTCGAAGGCCCCAAGGGCGGCCCCGGCATGCGCGAGATGCTTTCCCCCACCGCCGCCGTCATGGGCAAGGGCCTGGCCAAGGATGTCGCCCTCATCACCGACGGCCGTTTCTCAGGCGGCACCCACGGCTTCGTGGTCGGACACATCACGCCCGAGGCCTATGTCGGAGGGCCACTTGCCATAGTGCAGAATGGCGATGAGATCACCATCGACGCCGTCAGCCGCGAGTTGACCCTCCACCTTCCGGACGCGGAGATTCAGTCCCGTTTGGCCGCCTGGACGCAACCGGCACCCCGCTACACCAAAGGCGTTTTGGCGAAATTCGCCAAGCTGGTGAGTTCGGCGTCGGAGGGGGCGGTGACGGATAAGAACCTCTGATTTGCCTCTGGGCAGGTTTTCGCAGAATAGGGCGACCTGCCCGCCCCGTTATAGGCTCATAACTTACTTCTAAATTGTTCATATGGATGTGTTGCAGTCCCTTCTGATTTCCTTGGGTGGAAATGCGATCCTTATCATGGTGCTGGGTTGGCTTGCCCGATCATTTGGAACACAAATTTTGGCAAAAGATCTGGAAAGATTCAGGTCAGACTCGCAAGCTCAACTTGCTGGAACCTCTGAGAAGCTTAAACATGAGCTTGCTCTCGCAACATTGGAACATCAGATACGGTTTTCCAGGTTGCACGAGCGCCGTGCGGAAGTAGTAGCGAATCTTTATGAGTTGTTGGTTGAGGCGGAATGGGCCGCAAGCAGTTTAGTTTCACCAACGCAGTGGTCAGACGAACCTTCCAAGCGCGAAAAGTACGTCAGTGCCATGAGAAAGGCGGCAGAGTTCTATAAGCAATTCGAAAAAAGCAGAATCTACTTACCAGATTCTCTCTGCAGCCAACTCGAGTCGTATCACAATGATCTACGGCATGAAGTCATTGATTTTGGAATTTACACAACCATCGACGTAGACGTTATGACAAATGCGACAGCTGAAAAAATGCATGATGCGTGGATTCGAGCGGCAAAGTACTTCGAGACAGCAGCGCCCGTTGCGCGTAAAGCATTAGAAGCCGAATTGCGCGCGATGCTTGGGGATTTGCGCAACTAGTCTAAATAGGATGTGCCGACGTCAGGAGGCGCATCGATCGAGGTAAAAGAGCCGGTTCCCACGCGGAGCATGGGAACCAGCGGAGAGTTCGAGTTTTCGAGCCCGTTTGCCGCGCCGAGCACCGTAGCTTTCGAGGGGATTACCCGCAGGGGTGCGGAATGAATTCCGCACGACGGCAGAGGGACAGGGACGGATCTTCTGCCGGCTCCCGAAGAAAGCGAGAGCGGAGGGTGAGCCGGACAGTGCCGAAAGTCCAATGGACCCCAGGCCCGGCGAACGGGTAATCCATGGACGGATTATCCCTGGGCTTGCAAGCGAAGCAGGATTG
The genomic region above belongs to Methyloterricola oryzae and contains:
- the aspS gene encoding aspartate--tRNA ligase, which codes for MRSHKCGELNEAHLDQEVDLCGWAHRRRDHGGVIFIDLRDREGLVQVVFDPDQPEAFHTAESVRSEYVLRVHGKVRRRPAGTENANMPTGAIEVFGTALEILNKAETPPFPVESEIEVNEETRLRFRYIDLRRPLMQQRMKMRRDIIRFLRNFLDHHGFYEIETPFLTKATPEGARDYLVPSRTHENAFFALPQSPQLYKQLLMISGMDRYYQVVRCFRDEDLRADRQPEFTQLDIETSFMNEEQITYLMEDMIRDLFGEVLDVALPQPFIRMTYAEAMRRYGSDKPDLRIPLELVDVADLMAGVEFKVFAGPAADPQGRVAALKLPKGCDLSRKELDDLAQFVAIYGAKGLAYIKVNDRSQGMDGLQSPILKFLPEDVVRAILDRTEAETGDLVFFGADKARVVNEAMGALRIKLGQDRGLVQPGWQPLWVTDFPMFEWDEKQQRWSALHHPFTAPKCSQEELVANPGQALSRAYDMVLNGTEIGGGSVRIFRTDMQSAVFDLLGIGEEEAQQKFGFLLTALKYGAPPHGGLAFGLDRLVMLMSGANSIREVMAFPKTQSAWCPLIDAPAQVTDAQLRELGIRLRKPNPETAEKA
- a CDS encoding FmdB family zinc ribbon protein, producing MPIYEYQCKACGHELEVIQKISEEPLRFCPECGKEELSKLVSAAGFRLKGGGWYETDFKGSKDKKKNLAGDGKSEKKSDSKSESKPAASSEGSKSTTAD
- a CDS encoding TIGR04211 family SH3 domain-containing protein, with the translated sequence MRILAVLLLSGFDAMAAEKIYVTDQLEVQLRTGQSLQHKIVKMVPSGSPVNLLQGETPQGYSLVALETGERGWILSRYLTTTPPARIQAEDSIRKAEVLEAENRNLKTQIAGLTAGKDAADRSNQDLSSETERLNSEIISIRQASANALQIQEERDQLQQKVINLERELETNRREMKALDDSNKQDWFLIGAGVLFGGIALGVILPRLSWRKRSSWDSF
- the pyrC gene encoding dihydroorotase, encoding MQHITLIRPDDWHLHLRDGDALSTTVPHTARQFARAIVMPNLTPPVTTVEAALAYRQRILAAVPADLNFEPLTSLYLTPATTRDEVARAAECPHVHAFKLYPAGATTHSEAGVGDLKGIYPVLEAMEHLRVPLLVHGEVTDPGTDIFDRERLFIERELAPMAERFPGLRLVLEHVTTREGIDFVRSRPQLAGTLTAHHLLYNRNALLAGGVRPHYFCLPVLKRETHRQALLEAATSGNPQFFLGTDSAPHAQSRKETACGCAGCYTAHAAMELYAEAFDSVGRLHRLESFASLNGPRFYGLEPNRGTVTLTRQAWTAPETYPLGSESLVPLRAGESIAWKLA
- the ilvD gene encoding dihydroxy-acid dehydratase, with product MTDKKTRTYSSQVVDGMERAPSRAMLYPVGFTDADFAKPQVGIASTWSMVTPCNMHINKLAEDAARGADGNGGKAVIFNTITISDGISMGTEGMKYSLVSREVIADSIETVVGCQGFDGVVAIGGCDKNMPGCMIALARLNRPAVFVYGGTILPGCHGEKKLDVVSVFEAVGARANDKIDDAELKAIESKAIPGPGSCGGMYTANTMASAIEALGMSLPGSSAQAAISTDKQLDCVRAGAQVLKLLELDLKPRDIMTKQAFENAITVVIALGGSTNAVLHLLAMADACGVDLQLDDFTRIGEHVPMLADLKPSGKYSMAELVEIGGIQPLMKELLKAGLLHGDAMTVTGKTLAENLAEAPDYPADQAIIQPLDKPIKKDSHLVILRGNLAPEGAVAKITGKEGLQFTGKARVFECEELALKAILDGTVVKGDVIVVRFEGPKGGPGMREMLSPTAAVMGKGLAKDVALITDGRFSGGTHGFVVGHITPEAYVGGPLAIVQNGDEITIDAVSRELTLHLPDAEIQSRLAAWTQPAPRYTKGVLAKFAKLVSSASEGAVTDKNL
- a CDS encoding MlaA family lipoprotein; the protein is MKKMTPNFRWYRCSAVALSLTMGLAGCASNATHDPRDPWEGWNRNVQSFNDSLDDYFMKPIAKGYQVITPSFVDRGITNFFNNVDDIGVIANDLLQLKFAQTGKDTGRFLINTTAGLVGFVDVASAVDLHKNNEDLDQTLGAWGIPSGPYLVLPLVGPSTPRGAVGLAGDTMSNPINWVNPAAYAFGSGTLKTIDTRADLLSATKIADEASVDRYEFIRNAYFQDRNYKIHDGNPPAEDDMEQELDEFEKLDVPFPTKTD
- the grxD gene encoding Grx4 family monothiol glutaredoxin translates to MDVMDRIKQQLADNHVVLYMKGTPSFPQCGFSGRAVQILEQCGVRYAYVNVFEEPEIRENLKLYSQWPTFPQLFVDGELVGGSDIMMDMFQSGELQKLLSKTQEAAAD
- the argF gene encoding ornithine carbamoyltransferase, producing the protein MKPRHLITLKDLSSDEFHALIRRATELKYQDPAYEPLKNKVLGMVFEKSSTRTRVSFETGMAQFGGSAIFLSPRDTQLGRGEPVEDSARVLSRMVDCIMLRTHLHRTVEIFAEYSRVPVINGLTDRFHPCQLLADMQTYFEHRGDIAGKTVAWIGDGNNMAQTYIHAAEMLDFQLKIACPEGYDPEPALLAAAGDRVELLRDPSQAARDADLVVTDVWASMGQEQEQNERAQAFAAYTVDVALMALAAPDAVFMHCLPAHRGEEVSAEVLEGEQSVVWDEAENRLHAQKALLELLLVP
- a CDS encoding aspartate aminotransferase family protein — encoded protein: MTSHVMATYARLPVVFEKGDGAWLWDEAGRRYLDAVSGVAVCGLGHAHPAVRDAICAQAGKLLHTSNLYQIKLQENLADALIAASGLEKAFFCNSGAEANEAAIKIARKLGHERGIDDPCVLVMEGSFHGRTMATLSATGNAKVREGFEPLVSGFIRLPYDDLDAVSAVDDPRVVAMLVEPVQGEGGVRIPHAGYLKALRQLCDQRGWLLMLDEVQTGIGRTGSLFAFQQEDILPDVMTLAKALGNGVPIGACLARGKAAEVLSAGKHGSTFGGNPLACSAALAVLKTIASENLAARAKELGNRIAADFRRTLGGNAHVLDVRNKGLMIGVELDQPCGELVALALDAGLLVNVTAERTIRLLPPLIMTDEQAQLLVQELAALIASFTQRAGAPETAATS
- the rnt gene encoding ribonuclease T, yielding MNNEKLPMAQRFRGYLPVVVDIETSGFDPQRNALLEIAAVIPEMDASGRLSILETHHAHVNPFPGARLEESALAFNKIDPFHPFRIALDEKDALHKLFTPIRSAIKRNGCTRAILVGHNPAFDIGFLNAAVNRAGIKKNPFHPFSTFDTATLAGLAYGQTVLAKAAQAAGMEWNNREAHSAVYDAEQTARLFCTIVNRWAELTGAWPEPGPARQSAAAS